Sequence from the Argentina anserina chromosome 7, drPotAnse1.1, whole genome shotgun sequence genome:
AGAAGTATGAAACTTGGAAGTGAAAAATgacttttaaaattttcttcaGTGACTTCAATAATTCACCTTGTCGTGATACCCCGGAAGCTTGTCGTCATGGCAATGGTGATGCAAATGAACACCAGGAACCCCTGAATTTAAATGCAAATTTTAAGAAAGGAATGTGACGAAGAGTGATGGATATGGATATAGATAAAGAAGTGCATTACTAGCCTGCAGAAATAGAAGTTACCAAGTACGGAACTCCATATAGCTTAAGCATTTGGATCGGACCAATTACACAAGACAAAGCAACAAGCAGAGCAACCATTGCAATCCAACAAGGAATGGAGGCATTCATCTGGAAGAAACAATTTGCTGTTTGAATCATAATGAGAACCCATCTTTCCTGGACCATTACTCCACTGTGATCAATAACAGCATTCATGAATCTCTAAGAACAGTAAGAAGCGAGAAGCAGGAGCCTCACCAGATGAAAGGGCAAAGCAAGCATAAGGAATGGCAAGAAGAACCTCAATATTTGAGTCGCTTTatccaaattttttattttgatagtTTCCACATTTAACTGAATATTCAGATAATGCACAGTTGCAAATTCAGTAACTCAGTGACTGAGGAaagaaacataacaaaaaattAACCGAAGATCATTGATGTGAACTTACCGGATACCAAAACTCATCATTTTCGATAAATCCATGGTTCTGAATCTTCTGATGATGGGTTCGGTGATCTATTCTCCTGCAATAACAATTACACATCGAAAATATGCAAAAGATTAACGGTTTTTCAggatttcagaaaaaaaattctaaccATGCATGGAATGGGACGAGGACTGAAGAACATGACCAATGATGCTATTCACCTTTGAGTTATCAGAGAAACTTCCTTGACCACTGtaaatacaaaacaaaaaagaatcgACATCAACTAATGCGCTTAAACAGTAAATAACACTGGACTCAATGTTACTCACCAATTATGGCCAAGAACAAAGAGATCTAAGAACATGGTGCTCTGAGCACACCAGTAAAAAAGCCAAACAACCCAACAGTCAAGTTTAACTGCCAGAGACACCAGGCCAGCAATCACAGCAACATCCCTCACAACATAGCTCATAGACTTCCAAAGGTTCTTAACCCAACAATGCTTCGGAATTGCTGTCCTAATATCACCCAAATCAAACAGAGGAATACCTCCACTCGGGTCAACTTCATGAAAAGTTGCGTCACTCAATGGAGCACCCACTCTGGCAGCCCATTTCTTCTCTTTAAACCCATCTGCGAGCCTGAAACAAAAACTAAGACTCTTGCTTCGGCTGAAGTGCAATTGCCTAAAGGGTGTTGCAGTCTCCTCATTTCTGGTTGAATGGTGCATTCTAGGGAAAGGGTTTAAGCCACACTGTGGCGTAACCACCCCGTTCGCCATAGAAGAGATCCCAAACATGTTGAGCTTTGTATACTGGAAAATAAAGAGGATGTAAACTAGACAGAAGCTTGTTTCACATGGTGTGTCTTATCCTCTGTTCCTATCTCATGTATTACAAAGTTATAATCCTCGAATTCTTCATTAAATCTCGTCAATCCTCCCTCACTGTCAAGAGAAACAACTTGTCCTTTCTTTATGTAGTGTATAGTTCACTGTCACGTATCTATATACAAACAATCTATAGACGGACACAGAGATCATGCACATTATCAAATTCTTAGTAAAAGAGAACAACTTTCTGTTTCTAGTCATCGTCTTCATTCGTTCACGCACTACGTGTTTTCGGCATCTAGCATTTAGCCGTTTATAGCCTCAACCAACCTTGAAAAGTAGCCGCCGCCAATTCTGAAGGCCAAATCCGATAGACCAACTTTTCAAACTATCAGTAACATATTCTATGACATCAAGATTAGACAGAAGAAAGATTGATTTAAGATGAAGCTATGTCAACAATATATTTATCACAACATTTACTTGTATGCTATAAACACAGTTGGTGTGGTCCTTTGAACTTTGTCAGATAAAAGAAGGTTATTTCTTTCAGAATTCAATATAGTACACATATATGCCCTCTGTTACAATTTAAGAGCCTGCAAATCATCTACGCAAGGTACCTTTCCTTTTGATACAATTACAAAGTATGCATGGGCAGAATGGCTGCCCATGGCAGTAGTAATTACAAAGTTGGAGAAAGAATTTAAAGCTTCCTACCCTTCAATTATCATACCCTGAAAACTTCACAACTCCATGACCTAGCTACTAAGATCAGGAGAGTTTCTTATCAGTTTCATAATATACAACATCCCCAGTATCACTTACATAATGATCTTTCTTGAAGCTTTCTACAAGGACTCCCAGTAAGTGGAATGGGAGAGGCCCTGATTTCTTTGGCTCCCTGTAGTACTTCCCAAGCACAGGCTTAGCTGCCTCGGTCTGAAATTAGAAGAAGCGTATCAGAATTCAGCACAAAGTTGAATTGATTTTTTAGTCAAATTGTTTAGGTGGAAAATAAGGGTTACTCACTGCTTCTACTAAGTTGTAGTGTGGGATTTGAGGGAATAAGTGATGTATGACATGAGTACCAATGTCATGATGAATGTTATTTATCAGTCCATAGTCACGATCAAGGGTTGTTAGCCCTCCTCTTAGATAACTCCATTCCTGCTTGTTATAAGCAGATAACACATATTAGCATCATGCATTTTACAGAACAAGAAAGCATTTGCAGTTTATGGAATGCGCAATGTACTGCTCTGTAAGTAAAAAGTATCAAATTTGAAAGGCAAAATGGCTAAAGAATGCGTAAACAACATCAAACTCAGTAAGTTGAATACTTTACCTTTCCACGATACCATGGAAGCTTGTCCTCATGGCCATGGTGATGCAAGTAAGTCACCAAGTCCagccatactacaaacccctGCATTTGAATCCAAATTTTACAATCAGAAAAGGAGGATATATATAGACGCACATCAAAGTCAGAGAAGGATGATTGATTTAGGAGCACATCCACTCATTAGGAATTAAAACCTACCCAGTATGGAATTCCATAAAGCTTGAGCATTTGGATTGGACCCATTACAAAGTTCAGACCAACAAGAAGGGCAACCATTGCAGTCCAACATGTAGTGGAGGTAACAATATCTTTCCTTTCATTTGGAAGAAACAAGTCGCTGTCTGGATGATAGTGAGAACCTTTCTTTCCTGGACTTCTACTCCACTGTGATCGAAATCGGCATTAATCAATGATCAAAGGATCTTTCAATTTCCAAGCTCATTAGTAATAAAGAATTCTAAGAAGCAAGGAGCAGGAGGCTTACCAGATAAAAGGGATAAGCAAGCATAGGGAAAGGCAAGGCGAACCTCAATATCTGAGTAATCTTATCCAAACTTTTATAAGTTTTCTCAGTTAACTGCAGAATCAAACAACACATAGTTGCTAATTCAGTAAATTAATGCCTGCAGAAAGACTAAGAACACATATAACACCACAAATGTGGACTTACTGGATGCCAAGACTCATCATTTTCAACATGACCATGGTTCTGATGATGAGTTCTATGACTTATTCTCCTATAATAACGATGAAACATGTTAGAATGaagaatgaaaaatgaagCAAAATATAACAATGAAGAATAGCTTATTCAGTTATTCAGATAGACAACTAACCATCCATGGTATGGGACAAGGATTGAAGAATGGAGAAGATGACCCACCACACTATTCAGCTTTGGGTTATTAGAGAAACTTCCATGACCActgcaaaaacaaaagaatacacttcaatcaatcatCTTAAAGAACACTCAATTcaacacaaattcaatagaatagAGCCAAACTCAACTTACCAATCATGGCCAAGAACAAAGAGAGCCCAGAACATGGTGCTCTGAGCAAACCAGTAAAGAGGCCAAACAGCCCAATTATTAAAGTAGGCAGCCGCAGCCGCCAGGCCAAAAACAACAGCCACATCCCTCACAACATAACTCATAGACTTCCAAGGATTCTTAACCCAACAATGCTTTGGAATTGCTGCCCGAATATCACCCAAATTAAACGGAGGAGCTGCACCAGGATCAAATTCCCCGCCAACTTGATCGACCCCATTGACACTATCTGCGCCATCAAGAGTCACCACATTCAATGGAGCACTCACATTGAGTGCCCATCTCTGCCCTCTAAACCCATCTGACACCCTCACCGAAGAACCAAGATTCTTGCTTTTGCTCAACTGCAATGGCCTAATGGGTTTTGATGTCAACCCAGTTCTGGTTTGAGGGTAAACTCTAGGGAGAGGCTTGAGGCCACATTCTGAGATGACCCAACTCGCCATTGGAGGAGAAGACCCAGATGCAGCACACCCCTAAAGAATTAATCTTTTGGGATATGATGAAGTGAAATATGAACGAACGTGGAGCAATGTGAGCAAGAGAAATAGATTGGAGAAAAGTGAACGAAGATGACACAAGGGCTTCTCTCTTCCGCTTCCACACAACTTGCGCTTCTCGTTCCTTGTCCTCTATTACTTTAACACTTTGCTTCAGACTGGTGAGTTGTTTATATACCATAATTTGTGCGCGTGAAAATAAAATCtagtataatttatataaacaaATATCAGTACATAAAGTAATCTAAAAGAATTTAATAAAGTTGTTTAACttttgaaattataaaaataatacgTGAAGTTGAAAACTGTATCTAATATCAGTACATTATGTTATCTAGTTTCTACGTTTCCGTCATATTTCAAGGGGCAAACCCATCTCTCCAATTAAgtaaaattgtcaaaatacattttaaatttggctaaaattgtcaatttgcaccccaaatttgtatttgagtcaatttacctcctaaatttagtaaaaattaccgatttgcacctcatcagttaaatttaactgttttcatccaattttgcgttaaatgtcatgcacatgaggggtaatgttgtcattttctatttatatttttctttaaaacaaatacaaatattctttaaaaagaggattattttttaatcaaattatttatttacatcttttttctacatacttaaccatacttcaaattatatattcaacatacccacccattcaaatatagtgtgttgtgtgtatatatatatgtacacattgttggaggaggaacgaaacaagaataataacgacataatggaacaaaacgtaaccatttaattattgataatggggtatatatataggcattacataactacaatcccgtaggattcggaatcctaatctattacagatatGCGAATATttctctaacatgaaacctaataaggctaagacacacacaatggtagaatagtaattctcccagaacacacatttatttttaatttttaatgtatttatttatatttttctaatatcttttaacatactatatcacgtaaaataataaatatataaatcaattacatgtttcgaaaaaaaaattgtaataagtgttcatcttaagtaattttattaatttatttcattattaaatataaataaatatataatgacaatattacccctcaaatgcatgacatgtgacttaaaattagatgtaaaacattaaatttaacggatagggtgcaaatcggcaatttttacaaagtttatgaggtaaattgactcaaatgcatgttcatggtgcaaattaacaaatatgaccaaatttggggtgcaaatcagcCTTTTTGCCCTCCAAttatgatgatttttttttccaatgggttcgatgatgatgattgccAAAGGAACAAAACATACGAGATCGTCTCAAGTAGGAAGACACCAATCTGGAATCGGTACGTGGATTTGTTGCCAAGAGTAAGGCGTAGCTACGGTGGGTACCCAccttaaattatttaaaaacttatatttctagttaaattttagtgtttaaatttaaattttaaatattaattcacctcaaatttctatatatagtaCATAAATAactattattttttttctaatcacTCATTATAAAATTATGGCTCCGCACTTAGCCGAGAGTATATCGGGATTTCGATAAAATCGAATAATGAGGCACCGCATCAGATTTTCTAgtaatttcttattttcttttgcaatGCTCtccattggttttgaattgaagAAGATTGAAAACATGGAAGGATAATAAGAGGGATGGAACTGACCTGCATTACCATCCACATACAACTCCATCAAGATTCAGGAATATAGATTGAAATATTGAAGTATGCTTTAAGCTTCCAAACCGCAATTGAAAAGGTAACAGTAACTCCAGCCAATGGGTGTTAACTCTTCACGATCCCCAATCTGTAAAACACAACAACACAACAATGAAGAGAGATCAGAGATTCAAAAGATTGATCATGAAGCGGAtaatttgaccaaaaaaaaatttagtctATGTCAAAAATTCAGAAACTTCAAACTTCGAACAATCATAGAGtcaatttttatatttccgatcattttcttttggaaAAAATCTATCATACGCTGCTGTATGGTTTACGCTTGTACATCCGACCGCACAAGCCCACAACCATCACTGCGTGCAAAAGCTGACAACCTTTACCGTTCATTCAGCCCCTGTTGTATGGTATACAACAATGTACCCAAACGAACCCTTTCTTTTATATCGGTGTCATTTTTAGGGGAATAATTTTGCAGGCTTCTTGTGTTCTCATAGCTTTGTGATGATCAAGAGAGCAGCAAAGAGTGTGGATGGATTGGGTTACTTGGGATTTGAAGTTGACTCCTGTCGAGTTTGTCAGTGACATTTCATGAGTCATTTGATGTAGTAGTATTACATCTTCACGTCCATTCATTCTATCTTGAACTATTATGCCcgtttattttattatatgaCTTTCGCATAACACATTTAGATAAAACAACTTGAAATAATGAAAGCTAAAGGCAAAAACTCGCCTGTTGCAAAGTCGAGTAAATAAATAAGTTCACCCACTTACCGTAGTGTCAGTATTGTTAAATCTTCATTTTATTATGAGTAAAATTCTATTGTAATTCGAGATCCTTAACTTTCTTTTATTGATCTCACATAATTGAATTTTCTTTAGCTGAATGCATGAAGAATGAGCTATTCCCTTACCATTATTCAGCAATAATGTAACATTTTCTCTTTACTTAACTTTGATTTAGCATTGTGtgtttgacattctttggagAAAAATATAGTAGGTGCTTGAAGCCGCCACCAATTTTCACATGGTAGCCTGGTATGGTAGGTTTCATCCAAACTAGGCCGTCCCGTAATGGAGTTTTCATCATCCAATTTTGAAAAAGGTATAGAATAAAAGGTTCAACGTCAACCTCAAACCGCATGTTTTCATGAATAATTTCATCTCTCTTTCCAAGTTTTTCTCAAAAGTCGTTTTACTCGTTTTGGTCGGAAGGATCAGACCGGCCAGTATAAACGCTAAAAACGAGTAAACGTTTTATTCATGGTAGTCTATTAGCGTGCATACCAGCGTTTGCTACTAATGTTCCTGTTAAATAAATCTAACCTCTATTATACAAAGACCTAGAAACATGTGCAAAAGTATTCTTGAAAGGAAAAAACTATTGTAAATATCTGTCCTTCTCCTCTTCTTGGTCCGCCaattaattaacaaaaaaatcaccattttttttcctaaaatTACaggttttaatatattttatctattttcttgatgacatttatttatttattttgttatgctaaaaaaaaacttatatccTAAACACaaaattcagaaactaaaattgaaatgagtcgatttatatttttaagggGATGTTGActtatttatgtttttattcTAATTTGTAAATTCCACGACCATAATcttttatgttcttataatagCACAATAAATTACTAAACTTAAACAAAAACTATTGATTTCAAAATTGATGTGATTGATCTATTGGACTATGAGGTTTGGGATATGGACTTATAAAGTTAACCTCATGGATCAAAGTataaaaaatgataaaattcaGTCTAACTTGTCAAGATATTACATTTTTTAGAGTAAGATTAAAATTGTACATCCGAATTTGGAAACTTGTACGAATTTGCCATTTTTTATTTAGGATCTCATGTACTTAAGTACATGCTACATTTGTGTTGCTCTATAAATGGATATTCGTCCACTTATTAATGGATATGGTTAGCTCCCCTAGTTTTTTCTCATTAAGGTTAAAAGTCAAAACGATGATAaaacttattttatttttcattataaGTATAAATTAAGATAGTGTCGTAATCCAACGATCACATTTTGTGTTGTATGTCTTCATGAATTTTGGGGAATTTAACATGCAAAATAGGTTATCAAATATAATTTCAGCCTACAAATTACAAACgaagtaaaatcaaaattgatatgAAATTGGCAAAATATGCCGGGACTGTTAATATAATTCATGAAAATCACTCGATATTATTAAGTTTAAGCTTATGTTGAAAATATTTGATCAATAAAACAGTGTACAAATGGTGCatgaatatttgattttttattttgatttgaacgggtaaaattaattattttttgttgttttaattttatgcAAGTAATGCAATTTTTCTTGGTTAGATTTGTTTTCATACAAgtcatttattttattaaagaaataaaaataaaaaactgaaaggcaatttcttttttattaaaagGTAATTAACGCATCTTTCaaaagtttaatttttttagtaCTGTTGtttacaaagaaaataatatatagcaAAAGAGAATCACCATGGGGTTAAAAATGACGTCAGTTGGATGGAACTCAATGCACCTTCACcgtctttttaatttttttttaaatctatgTCAAAGTTAACGTTCAAATTAACATTAAATAGACAAGTTaatataaatttttgtttGGATGATCCGATTGGCTGACATTAATTTTTAGTAATATATTATTGGCCGGTGTACAACCACGTACGAGCACTGAATTCTTTTCCTTTATTCATCTCTAATTGTAGGGTTTGTCTGCTGTACTACGTGTGTATGCCATACAGCAGGATCAGACAGTGGATAAAGGGGGAAGATGCTGACGCACGTGGGGTGGTGGTGTGGATGTGTGGTGGATGTTGATGTTGTATGCCATACAACAGCATATCATATAATTTTCCCTAATTTTACACAGAAAACGAGTAGAACGTTTTATTCATCTATAATTTTACACAGTGCCTTATGTACAATGAAAATATGGATCACATGCATAGTGGAATATGAGTCAGAAATAAGTACACACTCGACTGAGGTATAGCTTGTACCATTAGAGCGTAAAGATTGGACGAAACTAACTGATCAGGATGGTTGTGCTAACTTGTCATAGCTGCCACCATTTACGATTCTCCATTCTCTTGGCCAGTTCCTTTGCCATTGATGCAAAGTCTTGAGCTCCACTCGCTAGTTCTTCTGTGTTTTCGCTAAGTTTCTGATTTAATGCACAGAAGAGACATGACATGCTTATTACTTATTGACCAGATGAGTTGAGTATGGGCGTATAGCCTACTGTTTGAAGATAAACTACATATATAGATGAAAGTAATTCAGAAGCCATTTTGTAAATCCATCTGTAGCAATCTGTACCTCAAGTTTCTCCTGACGTTCTGCAAGCATTTCTCTTGCACGTGCAGCTGCTGCAGCGACATCCTGCAACCATTTATGACCGATGATCAGAACATAAGATCATAGTCATGTTGCATCTAGTATCTTTTGAGATTAGATTGATGATGATTACCCCAGTTTCTCTATATTTAGCCTTGATTTCAGCAGCTGTCCTCATTTTTGGCTTTGTATCACTAGTCGCCCCTTCAAATAACTTTTTCTTCTCTGATCCCTTGTCTGCCAAGTAAACATGAAACAACAAGAGCACTCAAAAACTGTCTACCCAGAACATATTATCTGGTATGCGTAAGTACCTTTCTTTTCATCCTTGGTGTTTTGATCTTTAGGGAAGACAGTAAGAGGTCCATCAATTACAATATCATCTGCACCAAATAGTGGAAAATCAGTCATAAAGGGGAGGCAGTAGAGGGAAGGATATataacaaaagaaagagataGAACCTAGGTTAAGCATCACAGGTTCTTGGCTATCCTTCACATCTGTAGAAGATTTTAAGAATGGGGGATTTGAAAATAAGCTCTCCAAATTTGCACAATACTTTTCGTGATTTTCTGTTGGATGATTAGGATCCATGTTTTTATCCGTTTTACTTGATTTTAAGCCCTTAATGATTCCTCCTAATATCCCATGAGCAGCACTCTGGTGAAGATGTTCAGCAAATAAGAATTAGACTCTTGTCTTCACCAAAAGATCCAATGATAATGGAGGTTGAAGTTATACGGTGAACCTGTTTCTGCCTGAGAGATAGATTGGCAATGACATCTGTAGCCGCTGCTAGCACTTTATCATGAAGACAAGGGAAGGACTCCAGATTCCTAAGTGAGACATTTCCATTAACAAGGTTTAAGTATTTTATCTTGAAATGAACTTAATCTCCAAAGTTTCAGACGATTTAAAGTTCAGACCTGAAGTCATCTTCACAGGCCAAAAGTGATACAAAAGCTAATTCAGACCCCTTTACCTAaaacaaattaacaaattTTGGTTAGTTGTGCTCTATGGCATCCTCTCGGATACAAATTGCATTCTGAATCAATTAAAAGGACACAATTTAAAAAAAGATGCTATTACTAGACTCATAATTAAAACAAGTTATTATCAAAAATGAAGAAAGTAAACCCACCATAATAATTTGCCCACAATCAGAAGAACAGAATGTCTTGTCCATATTTGTCATAAAGTTCCATCTTAGAATAGTCATAAATGATATTTCTCTCACCACTTCAAGATTTGGGAAAGACCTGTACGAAAAGTGAAAACCAGCCTCTACTTCCATTAATCCACTATTTACAAGAACCATTTATGATATGAATAGAATCCAGATATAATGATCAAAAGAATCAGTGCCAAAAAGCACTAAATTCACTATACGCAACATAAATTGGCTGATGAAAAAGAG
This genomic interval carries:
- the LOC126804046 gene encoding omega-3 fatty acid desaturase, chloroplastic-like, whose product is MASWVISECGLKPLPRVYPQTRTGLTSKPIRPLQLSKSKNLGSSVRVSDGFRGQRWALNVSAPLNVVTLDGADSVNGVDQVGGEFDPGAAPPFNLGDIRAAIPKHCWVKNPWKSMSYVVRDVAVVFGLAAAAAYFNNWAVWPLYWFAQSTMFWALFVLGHDCGHGSFSNNPKLNSVVGHLLHSSILVPYHGWRISHRTHHQNHGHVENDESWHPLTEKTYKSLDKITQILRFALPFPMLAYPFYLWSRSPGKKGSHYHPDSDLFLPNERKDIVTSTTCWTAMVALLVGLNFVMGPIQMLKLYGIPYWGFVVWLDLVTYLHHHGHEDKLPWYRGKEWSYLRGGLTTLDRDYGLINNIHHDIGTHVIHHLFPQIPHYNLVEATEAAKPVLGKYYREPKKSGPLPFHLLGVLVESFKKDHYVSDTGDVVYYETDKKLS